In Gadus macrocephalus chromosome 11, ASM3116895v1, a single genomic region encodes these proteins:
- the LOC132467671 gene encoding galanin receptor type 1-like, whose product MNTSEFPVRFEEQWNMSWMEEESNKLLFGIGTDNFITLLVFGIIFTLGVLGNAMVITVLARNKPGKPRSTTNIFILNLSIADLSYLLFCIPFQSTIYMMPTWVLGAFICKFIHYFFTVSMLVSIFTLSAMSVDRYIAIVHSRKSSSIRVAKHALLGVVVIWVLSLTMAAPVMYYQNIFQREENRTFCWEWWPDPYQKKVYVVCTFVFGYVLPLLLISFCYAKVLNHLHKKLRNMSKKSEASKKKTAQTVLVVVVVFCLSWLPHHVVHLWVEFGTFPLNQASFVLRVAAHCLAYSNSSVNPVIYAFLSENFRKAYKQVFKCQIGTSDSPLNDVKEIRSKVDTPPSTNCTNV is encoded by the exons ATGAATACGTCCGAGTTTCCCGTGCGCTTTGAGGAGCAATGGAACATGAgctggatggaggaagagagtaaTAAACTTTTATTCGGGATCGGTACGGATAATTTCATCACGCTTTTGGTGTTCGGGATCATCTTTACACTCGGCGTCCTGGGGAACGCGATGGTGATCACCGTGCTGGCCAGAAATAAGCCGGGGAAACCCAGAAGCACCACCAACATATTCATCCTGAACCTCAGCATCGCAGacctgtcctacttgttgtttTGTATTCCTTTCCAGTCGACCATTTACATGATGCCAACTTGGGTGCTCGGCGCATTTATTTGCAAGTTCATCCACTATTTCTTCACAGTGTCCATGTTGGTCAGCATCTTCACTTTATCCGCTATGTCCGTGGACAGGTACATTGCTATTGTGCATTCGAGAAAGTCCTCCTCCATACGAGTGGCAAAGCATGCTCTCCTCGGAGTGGTGGTGATATGGGTGTTATCGCTGACCATGGCAGCCCCTGTGATGTACTATCAGAACATATTCCAGCGAGAGGAGAACCGCACTTTTTGCTGGGAATGGTGGCCGGATCCGTACCAGAAGAAAGTCTATGTTGTGTGCACCTTCGTTTTTGGTTACGTGTTGCCCCTGCTTCTCATTTCTTTCTGTTACGCAAAG GTGCTAAACCACTTGCACAAAAAACTAAGAAACATGTCCAAAAAGTCAGAGGCATCGAAGAAAAAG ACCGCCCagacggtgctggtggtggtggtggtgttctgtCTGTCCTGGCTGCCCCATCATGTGGTTCATCTGTGGGTGGAGTTTGGCACCTTCCCCCTGAATCAGGCCTCCTTCGTGCTGCGGGTGGCCGCCCACTGCCTGGCCTACAGCAACTCCTCCGTCAACCCCGTCATCTACGCCTTCCTGTCTGAGAACTTCCGGAAGGCTTACAAGCAGGTGTTCAAGTGCCAGATCGGCACCAGTGACTCGCCGCTGAACGACGTCAAGGAGATACGCAGcaaggtggacacgcccccctCCACTAACTGCACCAACGTCTGA